The DNA region CCAGCGATACCAGGCCACCGATGAGCGCGCCCGTGCCGAACGAAACATATTGCGTCGCATAGCCGAGCCAGTCGCGGGCGCTGCCGCCGCCGAAGGCGTGCCGCTCCACACCCTGCGCGAACTTCACCAGCGTGCCGGTGACATAACTGACGGGGATCGAGACCTCGCCGTTCTTGACGAACGAGGTGTTGAGCGAACCCATGCCGAAGGCGACGAAAAGGATGGGCACCAAGCCGATGCCTCGGTCATCGAGCACGTGGTCCACGATGGCCGCGGCCAGCAGGGCGGCGGTGGTGAGCATGGTCGCACCGTGCGGGTGGTTGGTCCACCAGTAGCGACGGCACACCGAGGCGAGGAAGACGCCGGCGAGGAAGCTGGCAATGATCGTCGCCGCGCCGAGCGCGAGGGTGTGATCGCCGGCGAAGTTGCCGAGGACGGCGCGTTCGGTATTACCGGTCATGAACGTGACGAAGTATCCCTCGGAGTGGGTGTAGGCGGCCGCGCCGATGTATCCCGCCAGCACCGACAGCACCGCGGACAGCCGCATCTCGAGGCTCCAGAAGGGGGTGCTTGGTCGGTTGCTGGTCGCAGTCACAGCAACAGGCTAGCAATGCGAATCGAGCGGGCCGGGGGGCGGAAAAACCGGCCACTTACGGCGCGCCACGCCGTGCGGTACAGTGCCTATGTTAACCGGAATTCACATCCGGATCGTCCATCGGGAACAGGGAGAAGTCATGACTTCCGCCGTCATCGTCGACGCCATTCGCACCCCCTCCGGGAAAGGGAAAGCCGGTGGCGGCCTGTCGGGAGTCCATCCGGCGACGCTGCTCGCGGGAGTGCTGGGGAACCTGATCGAGCGCACCGGAATCGATCCCGCGCTCATCGACGATGTGATCGGCGGTTGCGTCACCCAGAGTGGGGAGCAGGCGTTCAATATTTCGCGCACCGCGGTGCTGGCGGCGGGGTTCCCCGATGTGGTGCCCGCCACGACGGTGGACCGGCAGTGCGGATCCTCACAGCAGGCAGCCCATTTCGCGGCACAGGGCGTCATGGCCGGGGCCTACGACATCGCCATCGCCTGCGGCGTGGAATCCATGTCGCGGGTGCCCATGTTCTCCAACGCCCAGGGGCGGGACGCCAACCGCGGACCGATCGCGCACCGGTACCCGGACGGGCTGGTGCAGCAGGGCATTGCGGCCGAGGTGCTGGCCGCGCGCTGGAAGCTGGACCGGGCCGCCCTCGACGAATTCGCCGCGCGCTCACACCGATCGGCCGCCGCCACCGCCGCTGCCGGTGGCTTCGACAACGAACTCGTGGCCGCGGGGACCATCACCGCCGACGAGACCATCCGGCCCAGCACCACGGCCGAGGGCCTGGCCGGACTGAAGCCCGCGTTCACCGACGCCGAATTCAAGGC from Nocardia tengchongensis includes:
- a CDS encoding thiolase family protein, whose translation is MTSAVIVDAIRTPSGKGKAGGGLSGVHPATLLAGVLGNLIERTGIDPALIDDVIGGCVTQSGEQAFNISRTAVLAAGFPDVVPATTVDRQCGSSQQAAHFAAQGVMAGAYDIAIACGVESMSRVPMFSNAQGRDANRGPIAHRYPDGLVQQGIAAEVLAARWKLDRAALDEFAARSHRSAAATAAAGGFDNELVAAGTITADETIRPSTTAEGLAGLKPAFTDAEFKARFPEIEWSITPGNSSPLSDGASAALIMSEEKAARLGLKPRARFHSFAVTGDDPLLMLTAVIPATRKVLARAGLSIDDIDVYEVNEAFAPVPLVWARELGADPAKLNPRGGAIALGHPLGASGGRILATMVNHLEQTGGRYGLMTMCEAGGLANATIIERL
- a CDS encoding YoaK family protein, whose amino-acid sequence is MRLSAVLSVLAGYIGAAAYTHSEGYFVTFMTGNTERAVLGNFAGDHTLALGAATIIASFLAGVFLASVCRRYWWTNHPHGATMLTTAALLAAAIVDHVLDDRGIGLVPILFVAFGMGSLNTSFVKNGEVSIPVSYVTGTLVKFAQGVERHAFGGGSARDWLGYATQYVSFGTGALIGGLVSLVVNGAYMLNAAVVGSALVAAYTWRADIRWVRRTVRRATDGD